From the Streptomyces camelliae genome, one window contains:
- a CDS encoding LysR family transcriptional regulator — MDLLQLRYFQAVARLEHISRAAEELGIAQPSLSRTIARLEREIGSPLFERHGRGIRLNEYGTMFLRHVDSALSELDDGIRAVREAGDLGLGRVSIACETLLTITTVLGSFRAAQPRADVRLFQSDAAEMERRLRVGEVDFCVASQPLTGPNLESIELIREEVLLAVPRGHWLDGRESVTIREIADEPFVTTRKTHWQRALLDRLFASEGLTPVVSCEGDEAGASQVLISAGLGIGLIPAMSRQAGTDTRVPVAWVHVAAPACHRVLTLVWRRDAYLSEAALRFREFLTSRPFMTHRLPDPRRHTPERSSSRAPHGR, encoded by the coding sequence GTGGATCTGCTGCAATTGCGCTATTTCCAGGCTGTAGCACGTCTTGAGCACATCAGCCGCGCCGCGGAGGAACTGGGCATCGCGCAGCCCTCGCTCAGCCGCACCATCGCACGCCTGGAGCGCGAGATCGGCTCCCCGCTGTTCGAGCGGCACGGCCGCGGGATCAGGCTCAACGAGTACGGGACGATGTTCCTGCGCCATGTCGACAGCGCCCTCAGCGAGCTCGACGACGGCATCAGGGCCGTCCGCGAGGCCGGTGACCTGGGGCTCGGCCGGGTCAGCATCGCCTGCGAGACCCTGCTGACCATCACCACGGTCCTCGGCAGCTTCCGCGCCGCCCAGCCCCGCGCCGACGTGCGGCTCTTCCAGTCCGACGCGGCGGAGATGGAACGCCGGCTGCGCGTCGGCGAGGTCGACTTCTGCGTCGCCTCCCAGCCGCTGACCGGCCCGAACCTGGAGTCGATCGAGCTGATCCGGGAGGAGGTGCTGCTCGCCGTGCCGCGCGGCCACTGGCTGGACGGCCGGGAGAGCGTGACGATCCGCGAGATCGCCGACGAGCCCTTCGTCACCACCCGCAAGACCCACTGGCAACGCGCCCTGCTGGACCGGCTGTTCGCCTCCGAGGGGCTCACCCCGGTGGTGTCCTGCGAGGGCGACGAGGCGGGCGCGAGCCAGGTGCTGATCAGCGCCGGACTCGGCATCGGCCTGATCCCGGCGATGTCCCGGCAGGCCGGCACCGACACCCGGGTGCCGGTGGCCTGGGTGCACGTGGCCGCCCCCGCCTGCCACCGGGTGCTCACCCTGGTCTGGCGGCGCGACGCCTACCTGTCCGAAGCCGCCCTGAGATTCCGGGAGTTCCTCACTTCCCGGCCGTTCATGACCCACCGTCTGCCCGACCCGCGCCGCCACACGCCCGAGCGGTCCTCAAGCCGAGCTCCACATGGCCGCTGA
- a CDS encoding cytochrome ubiquinol oxidase subunit I, with protein sequence MSAADLARLQFAATTGIHWLFVILTMGLVPLVAFMHTRAAYTKDPAKRAVRERMTRFWGQLYVINYAVGIVTGLVMEFQFGLSWSGLSKFAGNVFGAPLALETLIAFFAESTFLGMWIFGWGQLRRGVHVTLIWLVALTAYASGYFILVANGFLQHPVGYEVRGNAAYLTDFGALLTNANALVALEHIVLAALTTGGVFMLGVSAWHFARGTEETELFRSSLRLGTWVAMLASFFVVVVGQLQLPVIKRTQPMKYAVLKDSGVAEAQRRLVEQHGPGNYVPHESWVHIGMDSMQIIGNTISTITFIAVFLLLKDRLVRWLGRRRWLAWTMVAMIPLTFIASVGGWVVREVGRQPWLVYGQLKVEDAVSHVSRTSLIASCTVFVAIFVALAVTNWTLITRFAVRGPDSAQIGATEPLPEELPEGPVGGIDDKQPAPAF encoded by the coding sequence ATGAGCGCTGCGGATCTGGCCCGGCTCCAGTTCGCGGCCACCACCGGAATCCACTGGCTGTTCGTGATCCTCACCATGGGTCTCGTCCCGCTCGTGGCCTTCATGCACACCCGGGCCGCCTATACCAAGGACCCCGCCAAGCGGGCCGTGCGCGAGCGCATGACCCGCTTCTGGGGCCAGCTGTACGTCATCAACTACGCGGTCGGCATCGTCACCGGCCTCGTCATGGAGTTCCAGTTCGGGCTCAGCTGGAGCGGCCTGAGCAAGTTCGCGGGCAACGTCTTCGGCGCCCCGCTCGCCCTGGAGACCCTCATCGCCTTCTTCGCCGAGTCCACGTTCCTCGGCATGTGGATATTCGGGTGGGGCCAGCTGCGCCGGGGCGTGCACGTCACGCTCATCTGGCTGGTCGCCCTGACCGCGTACGCCTCCGGGTACTTCATCCTCGTCGCCAACGGCTTCCTGCAGCACCCCGTCGGTTACGAGGTCCGCGGCAACGCCGCCTACCTGACCGACTTCGGGGCGCTGCTCACCAACGCCAACGCCCTGGTCGCCCTCGAACACATCGTGCTCGCCGCGCTCACCACCGGCGGTGTGTTCATGCTCGGCGTCAGCGCCTGGCACTTCGCCCGCGGCACCGAGGAGACCGAGCTGTTCCGCAGCTCGCTGCGGCTGGGCACCTGGGTGGCCATGCTCGCCTCCTTCTTCGTGGTCGTCGTCGGCCAGCTGCAGCTGCCGGTGATCAAGCGGACGCAGCCCATGAAGTACGCCGTCCTGAAGGACTCCGGCGTCGCCGAGGCGCAGCGCCGGCTCGTCGAGCAGCACGGGCCGGGCAACTATGTGCCGCACGAGAGCTGGGTGCACATCGGCATGGACTCGATGCAGATCATCGGCAACACCATCTCGACCATCACGTTCATCGCCGTGTTCCTGCTGCTGAAGGACCGGCTGGTGCGCTGGCTGGGGCGCAGGCGCTGGCTCGCCTGGACGATGGTCGCGATGATCCCGTTGACCTTCATCGCCTCGGTCGGCGGCTGGGTCGTGCGCGAGGTCGGACGTCAGCCCTGGCTGGTCTACGGCCAGTTGAAGGTCGAGGACGCCGTCTCCCACGTCAGCAGGACCTCCCTGATCGCCTCCTGCACCGTCTTCGTCGCGATCTTCGTCGCGCTGGCGGTCACCAACTGGACCCTGATCACCCGCTTCGCCGTACGCGGCCCCGACTCGGCCCAGATAGGCGCCACCGAACCGCTGCCCGAGGAGCTGCCCGAGGGCCCCGTGGGCGGCATCGACGACAAGCAGCCC